In Halictus rubicundus isolate RS-2024b chromosome 5, iyHalRubi1_principal, whole genome shotgun sequence, one genomic interval encodes:
- the LOC143354104 gene encoding uncharacterized protein LOC143354104 isoform X3, with the protein MKLESRNVLSSNWYRRSRKRPLVGPTGSPFLDATLVTQTRSCRWFRKNKSVSFVKRGTFRDEAIISMSVAGEVTDTSIMEVGRSRPQFQYSREELMVIKTLPLSKRRPDFLDTSYNNSRGVWDPERWHSGRKRSDTPPKDERAGRGDQVAENHAKRRNGDPRERIRKEQDGIVLSPQRRSFNSGCFVNVICNQSSNRRPESPIGKTEVSHREPVRRIGSGRILTRDIWNFRPENEKLEPERTDFTFRAGATGGTSIRDRDHRDTRDGKDRETVRERDRERDNLRDRDERNERYERRSFGRDYGDRERERDRDRGVERNDRNHQPDREKDRGRERRFSNDRRRTYSENRNDVDEPEWFSSGPTSQHDTIELRGFEDIPEEKVLNNSSTAKNKKQAPVQKKRGKKNSVEKDEKQTENSAGPKGRSTPTTMDQSMNVVAAPHSPISEQNESTSLAQKTNHDSIESAVTEPSCETTDISTTTNQNQEDSHPDFNLDDFLKSDTFPGVPGLLTNGVGSNGGTCSRFSQWFKRESPVQQVDSRRTSIQDDILNNLLNDITEPNIQIPSVTESNTYFAPISPANTTTNTTTSTTGVKLLEMLQRGNKPSQNGQGDATSSVVPLMKNTTIKDMVGGKVVHSLEDLEARMRGGAPPPTSAIDQPRVNKTEDLSAFKKLLAQVTGGQAIPASNGPISQKQPVTLMQLLNSQLKTQPIASQQSVPEPIQPTFNHVGSLGPTQHPHQAQMQHENLMKVLQIQQQQKQQHQQQHQQQQHSDMLSIMMGGQRMLGVSPVPPEMQMMLNNVPTSQELLQRPEAQAIIQGLQQGEITRQHLIQQLQNPAMQHRHREVLVNILKMYGGTTPRTVSPHPSAPTPQDHILQQMLYQQQQQRIPSPMNNVMQHRVPSPREIAMHAQTIMQNTLIKKKLEEQRENYRKRQDQQQQQQQQQQQQQQQVQQRASSPVNSPAKQTMSPTPLAFTPTSVLRKMTADKEPEGNSNDPSKLANQSQASQMQHMQSAVQLLTQISRHNALRPQSVQSTWSNPSIKQHPGRPIVKGGGGNAGTQFQYSGNSDFQQQQQQQQHRTVASVYGNPVRSKHTMTANMPHHNVSQYNIAQNSMISQRSNTLNNQIKVQQAQSHLANMQHQPQQQQPQQQQRSLNSQMQTVLNQNYNSNRTDGRVMRSQQISMPVGRQTSPGLGYVGTNGGDLSPTSNQLARWFSPELLAQARAGKLPELVQTNVLSLEELERLQHASTTVHN; encoded by the exons atgaaattagaGTCGCGTAACGTTCTCAGTTCGAATTGGTATCGACGGTCGCGGAAACGTCCGCTGGTTGGACCGACCGGATCACCGTTTCTAGATGCGACTCTGGTCACGCAGACCAGATCCTGCCGATGGTTTCGCAAAAACAAATCTGTCAGCTTTGTTAAACGGGGGACCTTCA GAGATGAAGCAATTATATCAATGTCGGTGGCTGGGGAGGTAACCGACACTTCTATTATGGAAGTGGGCCGTTCAAGACCTCAATTTCAGTATTCCCGG GAGGAGTTAATGGTGATAAAGACGTTGCCACTGTCGAAGAGGAGACCTGATTTCTTAGATACTTCGTATAACAA TTCGCGTGGTGTATGGGATCCTGAACGTTGGCATTCGGGTAGAAAGCGGAGCGATACACCTCCGAAAGACGAGAGAGCTGGACGAGGGGATCAGGTGGCTGAGAACCATGCTAAACGTCGTAACGGCGATCCCCGTGAACGGATCCGTAAAGAACAGGACGGCATTGTTTTGAGTCCTCAGCGTAGGAGTTTCAATTCGGGTTGTTTCGTTAATGTGATATGCAATCAATCTTCTAATCGACGCCCTGAGAGTCCGATAGGGAAGACGGAG GTCAGCCACAGGGAGCCTGTTCGACGGATCGGAAGCGGTAGGATCTTGACTCGCGACATTTGGAACTTTCGACCGGAAAACGAAAAGCTCGAGCCGGAACGTACGGATTTCACTTTTCGTGCTGGAGCAACCGGGGGTACGTCTATACGTGACCGCGACCATAGAGACACTCGCGACGGAAAGGATCGAGAGACAGTGAGGGAGAGGGATCGAGAACGCGATAATTTGCGCGATCGAGACGAGAGGAACGAGCGTTACGAGCGAAGATCTTTCGGCCGCGACTATGGGGACAGGGAAAGGGAACGTGATCGGGACAGGGGTGTTGAGCGGAACGATCGCAATCATCAGCCGGATCGTGAGAAAGATCGTGGACGGGAGCGAAGATTTAGCAACGATCGGAGGCGAACTTACAGCGAGAATCGCAACGACGTGGACGAGCCGGAGTGGTTCAGCTCCGGGCCGACTTCTCAGCACGACACCATCGAGCTGAGAGGATTCGAGGATATTCCTGAAGAGAAGGTTTTGAACAATAGCAGCACCGCGAAGAACAAAAAGCAGGCTCCGGTGCAGAAGAAACGTGGGAAAAAGAATTCGGTGGAAAAGGATGAGAAGCAGACTGAAAATTCGGCGGGCCCGAAAGGCCGAAGCACACCGACCACGATGGATCAATCTATGAACGTTGTTGCCGCACCGCATTCTCCCATCTCGGAACAGAACGAATCGACCTCGCTTGCCCAGAAAACGAACCACGACTCGATCGAAAGCGCCGTCACCGAGCCGAGCTGCGAGACAACCGATATTTCAACTACTACCAACCAAAATCAGGAGGACAGTCATCCCGACTTCAACCTCGATGACTTCTTGAAGTCTGACACGTTCCCTGGTGTACCTGGACTGTTAACT AACGGAGTCGGCTCGAATGGAGGAACTTGTTCGCGATTTAGTCAGTGGTTCAAGAGGGAGAGTCCAGTCCAACAAGTTGATAGTCGCAGAACTTCTATTCAGGATGATATATTGAACAATCTTCTGAATGATATTACAGAGCCAAATATTCAGATCCCGTCGGTAACCGAATCTAACACGTACTTTGCTCCCATCTCTCCTGCCAATACAACTACGAATACGACTACATCCACCACCGGAGTGAAATTGTTGGAAATGTTACAACGCGGGAATAAACCGAGTCAGAACGGCCAAGGAGATGCGACTAGTAGTGTTGTACCGTTAATGAAGAATACAACTATTAAAGATATGG TTGGTGGAAAAGTTGTGCATAGCCTGGAGGATTTGGAAGCACGTATGCGAGGTGGTGCTCCTCCACCTACATCTGCGATCGATCAACCTCGTGTGAATAAGACTGAAGATCTCTctgcttttaaaaaattg CTTGCTCAAGTGACTGGAGGACAAGCTATACCAGCGTCGAATGGACCTATCTCTCAAAAGCAACCGGTAACATTAATGCAA TTACTTAATTCCCAACTAAAAACCCAACCAATTGCTTCTCAGCAATCGGTCCCAGAACCAATTCAGCCGACTTTTAATCATGTTGGTTCTCTTGGGCCAACGCAGCATCCGCATCAGGCACAAATGCAACACGAAAACCTAATGAAAGTGTTGCAAATTCAGCAG CAACAAAAACAACAACACCAGCAGCAacaccaacaacaacaacattCGGACATGCTGTCGATAATGATGGGTGGTCAACGAATGTTAGGTGTGAGTCCTGTGCCACCGGAAATGCAGATGATGCTCAACAATGTCCCAACGAGTCAGGAACTTCTGCAGAGACCGGAAGCTCAAGCCATTATTCAGGGTCTTCAACAAGGAGAAATAACTAGGCAGCACCTTATACAGCAATTACAG AACCCAGCCATGCAGCACCGTCATAGGGAAGTTTTagtcaatattttaaaaatgtacgGTGGTACCACTCCTCGTACCGTAAGTCCGCATCCCAGTGCGCCCACTCCGCAAGATCATATCTTGCAGCAGATGCTGTATCAACAGCAACAACAGAGGATTCCATCGCCCATGAACAATG tGATGCAGCATAGAGTTCCCTCGCCGCGGGAGATTGCTATGCATGCTCAGACTATAATGCAAAATACTCTAATTAAGAAAAAGTTGGAGGAGCAGCGTGAGAATTACCGCAAGCGGCAGGatcaacagcaacagcagcaacaacaacagcagcagcagcaacagcaagtTCAACAGAGAGCGTCGAGTCCTGTTAACTCGCCTGCGAAGCAGACCATGAGCCCGACGCCGCTCGCTTTTACCCCAACATCGGTGTTACGTAAAATGACCGCCGATAAGGAGCCTGAGG GTAATAGTAATGATCCATCGAAATTAGCAAACCAGTCGCAAGCATCGCAGATGCAGCATATGCAATCTGCAGTTCAGTTACTGACACAAATTTCCCGACATAATGCATTGCGGCCACAGTCTGTACAATCTACATGGTCGAATCCAAGCATCAAACAACATCCAG GTCGACCAATAGTGAAAGGTGGTGGTGGTAATGCTGGCACCCAATTTCAATACAGTGGGAATTCAGATTttcagcaacagcagcaacaacaacaacatagAACAGTTGCAAGCGTGTATGGTAATCCCGTGCGCTCCAAGCATACAATGACTGCTAACATGCCCCACCACAACGTGTCGCAATACAATATTGCACAGAACTCAATGATAAGCCAGAGGTCGAACACTCTGAACAACCAAATCAAAGTGCAACAAGCTCAGTCGCATCTTGCAAATATGCAACACCAACCGCAACAGCAACAACCACAGCAACAACAGCGGTCGCTTAACTCGCAAATGCAAACGGTTTTGAATCAAAACTACAATTCCAATCGTACAG ATGGGCGGGTAATGCGGTCACAGCAAATAAGTATGCCCGTAGGTCGTCAAACGTCACCTGGTTTAGGATATGTCGGTACAAACGGTGGAGATCTATCGCCAACCTCGAATCAATTGGCGCGATGGTTTAGTCCAGAGCTTCTTGCACAGGCGCGGGCTGGTAAGCTTCCGGAGCTTGTCCAGACAAATGTTTTGTCCTTGGAGGAATTAGAAAGACTTCAACATGCATCGACTACAGTGCATAATTAG
- the LOC143354104 gene encoding uncharacterized protein LOC143354104 isoform X1 produces MKLESRNVLSSNWYRRSRKRPLVGPTGSPFLDATLVTQTRSCRWFRKNKSVSFVKRGTFRDEAIISMSVAGEVTDTSIMEVGRSRPQFQYSREELMVIKTLPLSKRRPDFLDTSYNNSRGVWDPERWHSGRKRSDTPPKDERAGRGDQVAENHAKRRNGDPRERIRKEQDGIVLSPQRRSFNSGCFVNVICNQSSNRRPESPIGKTEVSHREPVRRIGSGRILTRDIWNFRPENEKLEPERTDFTFRAGATGGTSIRDRDHRDTRDGKDRETVRERDRERDNLRDRDERNERYERRSFGRDYGDRERERDRDRGVERNDRNHQPDREKDRGRERRFSNDRRRTYSENRNDVDEPEWFSSGPTSQHDTIELRGFEDIPEEKVLNNSSTAKNKKQAPVQKKRGKKNSVEKDEKQTENSAGPKGRSTPTTMDQSMNVVAAPHSPISEQNESTSLAQKTNHDSIESAVTEPSCETTDISTTTNQNQEDSHPDFNLDDFLKSDTFPGVPGLLTNGVGSNGGTCSRFSQWFKRESPVQQVDSRRTSIQDDILNNLLNDITEPNIQIPSVTESNTYFAPISPANTTTNTTTSTTGVKLLEMLQRGNKPSQNGQGDATSSVVPLMKNTTIKDMEVGGKVVHSLEDLEARMRGGAPPPTSAIDQPRVNKTEDLSAFKKLLAQVTGGQAIPASNGPISQKQPVTLMQLLNSQLKTQPIASQQSVPEPIQPTFNHVGSLGPTQHPHQAQMQHENLMKVLQIQQQQQKQQHQQQHQQQQHSDMLSIMMGGQRMLGVSPVPPEMQMMLNNVPTSQELLQRPEAQAIIQGLQQGEITRQHLIQQLQNPAMQHRHREVLVNILKMYGGTTPRTVSPHPSAPTPQDHILQQMLYQQQQQRIPSPMNNAYCPPSIISPNLTASPSTLTVQHPVMQHRVPSPREIAMHAQTIMQNTLIKKKLEEQRENYRKRQDQQQQQQQQQQQQQQQVQQRASSPVNSPAKQTMSPTPLAFTPTSVLRKMTADKEPEGNSNDPSKLANQSQASQMQHMQSAVQLLTQISRHNALRPQSVQSTWSNPSIKQHPGRPIVKGGGGNAGTQFQYSGNSDFQQQQQQQQHRTVASVYGNPVRSKHTMTANMPHHNVSQYNIAQNSMISQRSNTLNNQIKVQQAQSHLANMQHQPQQQQPQQQQRSLNSQMQTVLNQNYNSNRTDGRVMRSQQISMPVGRQTSPGLGYVGTNGGDLSPTSNQLARWFSPELLAQARAGKLPELVQTNVLSLEELERLQHASTTVHN; encoded by the exons atgaaattagaGTCGCGTAACGTTCTCAGTTCGAATTGGTATCGACGGTCGCGGAAACGTCCGCTGGTTGGACCGACCGGATCACCGTTTCTAGATGCGACTCTGGTCACGCAGACCAGATCCTGCCGATGGTTTCGCAAAAACAAATCTGTCAGCTTTGTTAAACGGGGGACCTTCA GAGATGAAGCAATTATATCAATGTCGGTGGCTGGGGAGGTAACCGACACTTCTATTATGGAAGTGGGCCGTTCAAGACCTCAATTTCAGTATTCCCGG GAGGAGTTAATGGTGATAAAGACGTTGCCACTGTCGAAGAGGAGACCTGATTTCTTAGATACTTCGTATAACAA TTCGCGTGGTGTATGGGATCCTGAACGTTGGCATTCGGGTAGAAAGCGGAGCGATACACCTCCGAAAGACGAGAGAGCTGGACGAGGGGATCAGGTGGCTGAGAACCATGCTAAACGTCGTAACGGCGATCCCCGTGAACGGATCCGTAAAGAACAGGACGGCATTGTTTTGAGTCCTCAGCGTAGGAGTTTCAATTCGGGTTGTTTCGTTAATGTGATATGCAATCAATCTTCTAATCGACGCCCTGAGAGTCCGATAGGGAAGACGGAG GTCAGCCACAGGGAGCCTGTTCGACGGATCGGAAGCGGTAGGATCTTGACTCGCGACATTTGGAACTTTCGACCGGAAAACGAAAAGCTCGAGCCGGAACGTACGGATTTCACTTTTCGTGCTGGAGCAACCGGGGGTACGTCTATACGTGACCGCGACCATAGAGACACTCGCGACGGAAAGGATCGAGAGACAGTGAGGGAGAGGGATCGAGAACGCGATAATTTGCGCGATCGAGACGAGAGGAACGAGCGTTACGAGCGAAGATCTTTCGGCCGCGACTATGGGGACAGGGAAAGGGAACGTGATCGGGACAGGGGTGTTGAGCGGAACGATCGCAATCATCAGCCGGATCGTGAGAAAGATCGTGGACGGGAGCGAAGATTTAGCAACGATCGGAGGCGAACTTACAGCGAGAATCGCAACGACGTGGACGAGCCGGAGTGGTTCAGCTCCGGGCCGACTTCTCAGCACGACACCATCGAGCTGAGAGGATTCGAGGATATTCCTGAAGAGAAGGTTTTGAACAATAGCAGCACCGCGAAGAACAAAAAGCAGGCTCCGGTGCAGAAGAAACGTGGGAAAAAGAATTCGGTGGAAAAGGATGAGAAGCAGACTGAAAATTCGGCGGGCCCGAAAGGCCGAAGCACACCGACCACGATGGATCAATCTATGAACGTTGTTGCCGCACCGCATTCTCCCATCTCGGAACAGAACGAATCGACCTCGCTTGCCCAGAAAACGAACCACGACTCGATCGAAAGCGCCGTCACCGAGCCGAGCTGCGAGACAACCGATATTTCAACTACTACCAACCAAAATCAGGAGGACAGTCATCCCGACTTCAACCTCGATGACTTCTTGAAGTCTGACACGTTCCCTGGTGTACCTGGACTGTTAACT AACGGAGTCGGCTCGAATGGAGGAACTTGTTCGCGATTTAGTCAGTGGTTCAAGAGGGAGAGTCCAGTCCAACAAGTTGATAGTCGCAGAACTTCTATTCAGGATGATATATTGAACAATCTTCTGAATGATATTACAGAGCCAAATATTCAGATCCCGTCGGTAACCGAATCTAACACGTACTTTGCTCCCATCTCTCCTGCCAATACAACTACGAATACGACTACATCCACCACCGGAGTGAAATTGTTGGAAATGTTACAACGCGGGAATAAACCGAGTCAGAACGGCCAAGGAGATGCGACTAGTAGTGTTGTACCGTTAATGAAGAATACAACTATTAAAGATATGG AAGTTGGTGGAAAAGTTGTGCATAGCCTGGAGGATTTGGAAGCACGTATGCGAGGTGGTGCTCCTCCACCTACATCTGCGATCGATCAACCTCGTGTGAATAAGACTGAAGATCTCTctgcttttaaaaaattg CTTGCTCAAGTGACTGGAGGACAAGCTATACCAGCGTCGAATGGACCTATCTCTCAAAAGCAACCGGTAACATTAATGCAA TTACTTAATTCCCAACTAAAAACCCAACCAATTGCTTCTCAGCAATCGGTCCCAGAACCAATTCAGCCGACTTTTAATCATGTTGGTTCTCTTGGGCCAACGCAGCATCCGCATCAGGCACAAATGCAACACGAAAACCTAATGAAAGTGTTGCAAATTCAGCAG CAGCAACAAAAACAACAACACCAGCAGCAacaccaacaacaacaacattCGGACATGCTGTCGATAATGATGGGTGGTCAACGAATGTTAGGTGTGAGTCCTGTGCCACCGGAAATGCAGATGATGCTCAACAATGTCCCAACGAGTCAGGAACTTCTGCAGAGACCGGAAGCTCAAGCCATTATTCAGGGTCTTCAACAAGGAGAAATAACTAGGCAGCACCTTATACAGCAATTACAG AACCCAGCCATGCAGCACCGTCATAGGGAAGTTTTagtcaatattttaaaaatgtacgGTGGTACCACTCCTCGTACCGTAAGTCCGCATCCCAGTGCGCCCACTCCGCAAGATCATATCTTGCAGCAGATGCTGTATCAACAGCAACAACAGAGGATTCCATCGCCCATGAACAATG CTTATTGCCCACCTTCGATAATATCTCCAAATTTGACCGCTAGTCCCAGTACATTAACGGTGCAGCATCCAg tGATGCAGCATAGAGTTCCCTCGCCGCGGGAGATTGCTATGCATGCTCAGACTATAATGCAAAATACTCTAATTAAGAAAAAGTTGGAGGAGCAGCGTGAGAATTACCGCAAGCGGCAGGatcaacagcaacagcagcaacaacaacagcagcagcagcaacagcaagtTCAACAGAGAGCGTCGAGTCCTGTTAACTCGCCTGCGAAGCAGACCATGAGCCCGACGCCGCTCGCTTTTACCCCAACATCGGTGTTACGTAAAATGACCGCCGATAAGGAGCCTGAGG GTAATAGTAATGATCCATCGAAATTAGCAAACCAGTCGCAAGCATCGCAGATGCAGCATATGCAATCTGCAGTTCAGTTACTGACACAAATTTCCCGACATAATGCATTGCGGCCACAGTCTGTACAATCTACATGGTCGAATCCAAGCATCAAACAACATCCAG GTCGACCAATAGTGAAAGGTGGTGGTGGTAATGCTGGCACCCAATTTCAATACAGTGGGAATTCAGATTttcagcaacagcagcaacaacaacaacatagAACAGTTGCAAGCGTGTATGGTAATCCCGTGCGCTCCAAGCATACAATGACTGCTAACATGCCCCACCACAACGTGTCGCAATACAATATTGCACAGAACTCAATGATAAGCCAGAGGTCGAACACTCTGAACAACCAAATCAAAGTGCAACAAGCTCAGTCGCATCTTGCAAATATGCAACACCAACCGCAACAGCAACAACCACAGCAACAACAGCGGTCGCTTAACTCGCAAATGCAAACGGTTTTGAATCAAAACTACAATTCCAATCGTACAG ATGGGCGGGTAATGCGGTCACAGCAAATAAGTATGCCCGTAGGTCGTCAAACGTCACCTGGTTTAGGATATGTCGGTACAAACGGTGGAGATCTATCGCCAACCTCGAATCAATTGGCGCGATGGTTTAGTCCAGAGCTTCTTGCACAGGCGCGGGCTGGTAAGCTTCCGGAGCTTGTCCAGACAAATGTTTTGTCCTTGGAGGAATTAGAAAGACTTCAACATGCATCGACTACAGTGCATAATTAG